From a single Streptomyces sp. NBC_00377 genomic region:
- a CDS encoding sugar ABC transporter ATP-binding protein yields MADSATAPATGTVSRAPVAEATGISKRFGATVALRDARITIAEGESHALVGRNGAGKSTLVSILTGLQQPDTGTLHFSGEPAPAFGDIDAWRSKVACVYQRSTIIGELTVAENLFLNRQSLAALRPIRWKDLRRRADQLLAEYGVDVDPMARSRDLTVEQRQFVEIARALSFGARFIILDEPTAKLDARGIDRLFDKLRDLQRQGVAFLFISHHLQEVYDLCTTVTVYRDAAHIRTAPVAGLGKHELVEAMTGESATPSDAHDTGTDSRIGSEALLTVEGLSLSGICRNLSLTVHTGEVVGLAGATASGSVQVGEAVAGLHRAEEGRIAVGGRAIRTGSVPASLTAGVGLVPEDRHLQGLVSNRSVAENATLTVTDQLGPFGTVLPARTRTFAQRMIRDLDIKTPGAGTLVSALSGGNQQKVVVARALATDPHVLVAIRPTNGVDVKSKEFLLARIRGVAESGKAALIVSDELDDLRACDRVVVMFHGRVVAEFDRGWKDEQMVAAMEGVATTPAAPDTEEHGR; encoded by the coding sequence ATGGCGGACTCCGCGACCGCCCCGGCGACCGGCACCGTGAGCCGCGCCCCGGTGGCCGAGGCGACCGGGATCAGCAAACGGTTCGGCGCCACCGTCGCGCTGCGCGACGCCCGCATCACCATCGCCGAGGGCGAGTCGCACGCCCTGGTCGGACGCAACGGCGCCGGCAAGTCGACCCTCGTGTCGATCCTCACCGGGCTCCAGCAGCCCGACACCGGCACCCTGCACTTCTCCGGCGAACCGGCGCCCGCCTTCGGCGACATCGACGCCTGGCGGTCCAAGGTGGCCTGCGTCTACCAGCGGTCCACGATCATCGGTGAGCTGACCGTCGCCGAGAACCTCTTCCTCAACCGGCAGAGCCTCGCCGCCCTGCGCCCCATCCGCTGGAAGGATCTGCGCCGGCGCGCCGACCAGCTCCTCGCGGAGTACGGGGTGGACGTCGACCCCATGGCCCGGTCCAGGGACCTCACCGTGGAGCAGCGGCAGTTCGTCGAGATCGCACGCGCCCTGTCCTTCGGCGCGCGGTTCATCATCCTGGACGAGCCGACCGCCAAGCTGGACGCCCGTGGCATCGACCGCCTCTTCGACAAGCTCCGGGACCTCCAGCGGCAGGGCGTCGCCTTCCTCTTCATCTCCCACCACCTGCAAGAGGTGTACGACCTGTGCACCACGGTCACCGTCTACCGCGACGCGGCCCACATCCGTACCGCGCCGGTGGCCGGACTCGGCAAACACGAGCTGGTCGAGGCCATGACCGGCGAATCCGCCACCCCGTCCGACGCCCACGACACGGGTACGGACTCCCGGATCGGCTCCGAGGCGCTCCTGACCGTCGAGGGTCTGAGCCTGTCCGGCATCTGCCGGAATCTGTCCCTCACCGTCCACACCGGGGAGGTGGTCGGCCTCGCCGGCGCGACGGCCAGCGGAAGCGTCCAGGTCGGCGAGGCCGTCGCCGGACTCCACCGGGCCGAGGAGGGCAGGATCGCGGTCGGCGGCCGGGCGATCCGGACGGGCAGTGTCCCGGCCTCCCTCACCGCGGGCGTCGGCCTCGTGCCCGAGGACCGCCATCTCCAGGGGCTCGTCAGCAACCGCAGCGTGGCGGAGAACGCGACGCTGACCGTCACCGACCAGCTGGGCCCCTTCGGCACCGTCCTCCCCGCCCGCACGAGGACCTTCGCCCAGCGCATGATCCGCGACCTCGACATCAAGACGCCGGGCGCGGGAACCCTGGTCTCCGCGCTCTCCGGCGGCAACCAGCAGAAGGTGGTGGTGGCCCGTGCGCTGGCGACCGACCCCCATGTCCTGGTCGCCATCCGGCCCACCAACGGAGTGGACGTCAAGTCCAAGGAGTTCCTGCTCGCCAGGATCCGCGGGGTCGCCGAGAGCGGGAAGGCGGCACTGATCGTCTCCGACGAACTGGACGACCTCAGGGCGTGCGACCGGGTCGTCGTCATGTTCCACGGGCGGGTGGTCGCGGAGTTCGACCGCGGCTGGAAGGACGAACAGATGGTCGCCGCCATGGAGGGCGTCGCCACCACCCCCGCAGCACCCGACACCGAAGAGCACGGAAGGTAG
- a CDS encoding L-fuconate dehydratase yields the protein MSATPARIISVDTHDIRFPTSRELDGSDAMNPDPDYSAAYVVLRTDAGDGLEGHGFTFTIGRGNDVQVAAIGALRPHLLGRSVEELCADPGSLNRDLIGDSQLRWLGPEKGVMHMAIGAVVNAVWDLTAKRAGQPLWRLLAHADPEWLVSQVDFRYIADALTPEDALALLRDGRAGLAEREADLLARGYPGYTTSPGWLGYSDEKLTRLAKEAVADGFTQIKLKVGADLGDDIRRLRTARAAVGGGVRIAIDANQRWNIGEAVEWVRALTEFDPYWIEEPTSPDDILGHAAVREGVAPVKVATGEHVQNRIVFKQLLQAGALDVLQIDAARVGGVNENLAILLLAAKFGVPVCPHAGGVGLCELVQHLSMFDYLALSGTTENRVIEYVDHLHEHFTAPVVIRDGHYTAPLTPGFSAAMHPGSLTEYRYPDGSFWVADLAAGSQGS from the coding sequence TTGTCTGCAACCCCCGCCCGGATCATCTCGGTCGACACCCACGACATCCGTTTCCCGACTTCCCGGGAGCTGGACGGCTCCGACGCGATGAACCCGGACCCCGACTACTCGGCCGCCTACGTGGTGCTGCGCACCGACGCCGGCGACGGGCTCGAGGGCCATGGCTTCACCTTCACCATCGGACGCGGGAACGACGTCCAGGTCGCGGCGATCGGCGCCCTTCGCCCGCACCTTCTGGGCCGCTCCGTCGAGGAGCTGTGCGCCGATCCGGGGTCGCTCAACCGCGATCTGATCGGCGACAGCCAGCTGCGCTGGCTCGGCCCCGAGAAGGGCGTGATGCACATGGCGATCGGCGCCGTGGTGAACGCCGTGTGGGACCTCACCGCCAAGCGGGCCGGGCAGCCGTTGTGGCGCCTGCTCGCCCATGCCGACCCCGAGTGGCTGGTCTCCCAGGTCGACTTCCGCTACATCGCCGACGCGCTCACCCCCGAGGACGCCCTCGCCCTGCTGCGGGACGGACGCGCCGGGCTCGCCGAGCGCGAGGCGGACCTCCTGGCGCGCGGCTACCCCGGTTACACCACCTCACCCGGCTGGCTCGGCTACTCCGACGAGAAGCTCACCCGGCTCGCCAAGGAAGCGGTCGCCGACGGCTTCACCCAGATCAAGCTGAAGGTCGGCGCCGACCTCGGCGACGACATCCGGCGGCTGCGCACCGCCCGCGCCGCCGTCGGTGGCGGGGTGCGCATCGCCATCGACGCCAACCAGCGCTGGAACATCGGTGAGGCGGTCGAGTGGGTCCGGGCCCTCACGGAGTTCGACCCGTACTGGATCGAGGAGCCCACCAGCCCCGACGACATCCTCGGCCACGCGGCGGTCCGCGAGGGCGTCGCGCCGGTGAAGGTCGCCACCGGCGAGCACGTCCAGAACCGTATCGTCTTCAAGCAGCTGCTCCAGGCCGGCGCCCTCGACGTCCTCCAGATCGACGCGGCCCGGGTGGGCGGCGTCAACGAGAACCTCGCGATCCTGCTGCTGGCCGCGAAGTTCGGGGTGCCGGTGTGCCCGCACGCCGGCGGAGTGGGCCTGTGCGAACTCGTGCAGCACCTGTCGATGTTCGACTACCTCGCCCTGTCCGGGACCACCGAGAACCGGGTCATCGAGTACGTCGACCACCTCCACGAACACTTCACCGCGCCGGTGGTGATCCGCGACGGGCACTACACCGCCCCGCTGACCCCCGGCTTCTCCGCGGCCATGCACCCCGGTTCCCTCACCGAGTACCGCTACCCGGACGGCTCCTTCTGGGTCGCCGACCTCGCCGCGGGGAGCCAGGGCTCATGA
- a CDS encoding FadR/GntR family transcriptional regulator gives MALTDEAMENIKAMIVAGELAPGSRLPKEDVLACQLGLSRSSLREAVRALTAMRILVTRQGDGTYVSSLEPHLLLETLSFAADVSHGRTALQLLQVRRLMEPPATGLAAALLTSRDLEELGAILERSRAAATVEEFVAHDIAFHLRIVEAVGNPVLSMLLRVLSTRTQRVRIVRGTRTQRAVQRAHAEHDEILRALRARDALLAVSAATVHVAAVENWLAGSLLDADADADADADGSSADGSSADGPSAGD, from the coding sequence GTGGCACTGACAGACGAGGCGATGGAGAACATCAAGGCGATGATCGTCGCGGGTGAGCTCGCGCCCGGCTCCCGCCTGCCCAAGGAGGACGTTCTCGCCTGTCAGCTCGGTCTGTCCCGGAGTTCGCTGCGCGAGGCGGTCCGGGCGCTGACCGCCATGCGCATCCTGGTCACCAGGCAGGGCGACGGCACCTATGTCTCCAGCCTGGAGCCGCACCTGCTGCTCGAGACGCTGTCCTTCGCCGCCGACGTCTCCCACGGGCGGACCGCTCTGCAACTCCTCCAGGTGCGCAGGCTGATGGAACCGCCGGCGACCGGGCTGGCGGCTGCCCTGCTGACCTCGCGGGACCTGGAGGAACTCGGGGCCATCCTCGAGCGGTCCCGGGCCGCCGCCACGGTCGAGGAGTTCGTCGCCCATGACATCGCCTTCCATCTGCGCATCGTCGAAGCCGTCGGCAATCCGGTGCTGTCCATGCTGTTGCGCGTCCTGTCCACCCGTACCCAGCGGGTCCGTATCGTGCGAGGAACGCGCACGCAGCGCGCCGTTCAGCGCGCGCACGCGGAACACGACGAGATCCTGCGGGCGCTCCGGGCGCGTGACGCTCTGCTGGCCGTCTCCGCGGCGACGGTGCATGTGGCCGCCGTGGAGAACTGGCTCGCGGGCAGCCTCCTCGACGCCGACGCCGACGCCGACGCCGACGCCGACGGCTCGTCAGCCGACGGCTCGTCAGCCGACGGCCCGTCAGCCGGCGACTGA
- a CDS encoding fumarylacetoacetate hydrolase family protein: MKLLRVGPPGEERPAVRTDDGRLLDLSSVTSEIDGAFLSSGGVDRARAAIAAGGLPELDADGARVGAPVARPGKIVCVGLNYRDHAAETGAAIPARPVVFMKDPGTVVGPHDEVLVPRGSRRTDWEVELAVVIGRRARYLAGPEEASEVIAGYAVSHDVSEREFQLEYSSQWDLGKSCETFNPLGPWLVTADEIADPQDLGLRLAVNGVKRQHGHTRDMIFPVHHIVSYLTQYMVLEPGDLINTGTPAGVALGLPGTPYLRPGDVVELEIDGLGGQRQTFGQA; this comes from the coding sequence GTGAAACTGCTACGCGTCGGGCCTCCGGGAGAGGAGCGGCCCGCGGTCCGCACCGATGACGGCCGGCTGCTGGACCTGTCCTCCGTGACCTCCGAGATCGACGGCGCCTTCCTCTCCTCGGGCGGTGTCGACCGGGCGCGCGCGGCGATCGCGGCCGGCGGACTCCCGGAGCTCGACGCGGACGGTGCGCGCGTCGGCGCACCCGTCGCCCGGCCGGGGAAGATCGTCTGCGTCGGTCTGAACTACCGTGACCACGCCGCCGAGACCGGGGCCGCGATCCCGGCCCGTCCGGTGGTCTTCATGAAGGACCCGGGCACCGTCGTCGGCCCGCACGACGAGGTGCTGGTGCCGCGCGGCTCCCGCAGGACCGACTGGGAGGTCGAACTCGCGGTCGTCATCGGACGCCGTGCCCGCTATCTGGCGGGTCCCGAGGAGGCGTCGGAGGTCATCGCGGGGTACGCGGTCAGCCATGACGTCTCCGAGCGCGAGTTCCAGCTCGAGTACTCGTCGCAGTGGGATCTCGGCAAGTCCTGCGAGACCTTCAACCCGCTCGGCCCGTGGCTGGTCACCGCCGACGAGATCGCCGACCCGCAGGACCTGGGGCTGCGGCTGGCCGTCAACGGCGTCAAGCGCCAGCACGGCCACACCCGCGACATGATCTTCCCGGTCCACCACATCGTGTCGTACCTGACTCAGTACATGGTTCTGGAGCCGGGTGACCTGATCAACACCGGTACGCCCGCGGGCGTGGCCCTCGGCCTGCCCGGCACCCCCTACCTCCGTCCCGGCGACGTCGTCGAGCTCGAGATCGACGGGCTCGGCGGCCAGCGGCAGACCTTCGGTCAAGCGTGA
- a CDS encoding ABC transporter permease, which produces MSATSDVTDPAAKVTQPPAAGTSRRGLDLGRFRELSLVPAILVLGLIGFIVSPAFLTSDNLIGVAQQSTELSLLVLATALILIVGRMDLSLESTIGVAPVIAVWLVLPTSGGRFNGLGLFPEWTAIPLCLLVGVAIGAFNGFLILKLRLNGFIVTLGGLTMLRGLQVALSEGQSIVELPSSFTYLGKASWLGVPAAIWICAVLFAAGGSALAWLRHGRALYAIGGNAEAARTAGIRVDRIVWVVLIIGSLLAAFAGILYSGHYGSISATQGSGWIFQVFAATVIGGVSLNGGKGSVFGALTGVLTLQLVVNVMTLAGVPPLWNQFLNGAIIIVALIISRFASGEKQE; this is translated from the coding sequence ATGTCCGCCACCTCAGATGTCACCGACCCCGCGGCGAAAGTGACGCAGCCGCCCGCCGCGGGGACCTCACGGCGCGGACTCGATCTCGGCCGCTTCCGTGAACTGTCCCTCGTGCCGGCCATCCTCGTGCTCGGCCTGATCGGGTTCATCGTCTCCCCGGCCTTCCTCACGTCCGACAACCTCATCGGCGTGGCCCAGCAGTCCACCGAGCTCAGCCTGCTCGTGCTGGCCACCGCGCTGATCCTGATCGTCGGGCGGATGGACCTGTCCCTGGAGTCCACCATCGGGGTGGCCCCCGTCATCGCCGTATGGCTCGTGCTGCCCACCAGCGGCGGCCGGTTCAACGGACTGGGACTGTTTCCCGAGTGGACGGCGATCCCGCTCTGCCTCCTGGTCGGGGTGGCGATCGGCGCCTTCAACGGCTTCCTCATCCTGAAGCTGCGCCTCAACGGGTTCATCGTCACGCTCGGCGGCCTGACCATGCTGCGCGGTCTCCAAGTGGCCCTGTCCGAGGGCCAGTCCATCGTGGAGCTGCCCTCCTCCTTCACCTATCTGGGCAAGGCGTCCTGGCTGGGCGTCCCGGCCGCGATCTGGATCTGCGCGGTGCTGTTCGCCGCCGGCGGCAGCGCCCTGGCCTGGCTGCGGCACGGGCGGGCGCTCTACGCCATCGGCGGCAACGCGGAGGCCGCCCGGACCGCCGGTATCCGCGTCGACCGGATCGTGTGGGTCGTCCTGATCATCGGCAGCCTGCTCGCCGCGTTCGCCGGCATCCTCTACAGCGGTCACTACGGATCCATCTCCGCGACCCAGGGCAGCGGCTGGATCTTCCAGGTCTTCGCCGCGACGGTCATCGGCGGGGTAAGCCTCAACGGCGGCAAGGGCTCGGTGTTCGGGGCCCTCACCGGTGTGCTGACCCTCCAGCTCGTCGTCAACGTCATGACGCTGGCGGGCGTACCGCCCCTGTGGAACCAGTTCCTCAACGGCGCGATCATCATCGTCGCTCTGATCATCTCCCGCTTCGCCTCCGGCGAGAAGCAGGAGTAG
- a CDS encoding sugar ABC transporter substrate-binding protein → MKLARTRSAAAAAGTVLVALALVTACNRESTSSDGSGSGSKPAIGIDLPRSDSDFWNSYADYLKKDVKADGIKALPLSNSQNDVTKLVANVQVFENTGAKAVVMAPQDTGAIASTLETLASKKIPVVSVDTRPDKGDVYMVVRADNKAYGTKACEFLGKQLGGTGKVAELQGALDSINGRDRSEAFAACMKEKFPSIKVFELPTDWKGDVASAKLQSLLAQHPDLNGVYMQAGGVFLQPTLALLQQKGLLKPAGQKGHISIISNDGIPQEFDAIRKGQIDATVSQPADLYAKYALYYAQAAADGKTFKAGPTDHDSTIIEIPNGLEDQLPAPLVTKANVDDKTLWGNTVGQ, encoded by the coding sequence ATGAAGCTCGCTCGCACACGCTCCGCCGCCGCAGCCGCCGGTACCGTCCTCGTGGCTCTCGCCCTCGTCACCGCGTGCAACCGCGAAAGCACCAGCTCGGATGGTTCGGGCAGCGGGAGCAAGCCCGCCATCGGCATCGACCTGCCACGCTCCGACTCGGACTTCTGGAACTCATACGCCGACTACCTCAAGAAGGACGTCAAGGCCGACGGCATCAAAGCGCTGCCGCTGAGCAACTCGCAGAACGACGTCACCAAGCTGGTCGCCAACGTGCAGGTGTTCGAGAACACGGGCGCCAAGGCGGTCGTCATGGCACCCCAGGACACCGGCGCCATCGCCTCCACGCTGGAGACCCTCGCGTCGAAGAAGATCCCCGTGGTCAGCGTCGACACCCGCCCCGACAAGGGTGACGTCTACATGGTCGTACGCGCCGACAACAAGGCGTACGGCACGAAGGCGTGCGAGTTCCTGGGCAAGCAGCTCGGTGGCACGGGCAAGGTCGCCGAACTCCAGGGAGCCCTCGACTCCATCAACGGACGCGACCGCTCCGAGGCCTTCGCGGCCTGCATGAAGGAGAAGTTCCCGAGCATCAAGGTGTTCGAGCTGCCCACCGACTGGAAGGGCGACGTCGCCTCCGCCAAGCTCCAGAGCCTGCTCGCCCAGCACCCCGACCTCAACGGCGTCTACATGCAGGCCGGCGGTGTGTTCCTCCAGCCGACCCTGGCCCTGCTTCAGCAGAAGGGCCTGCTCAAGCCGGCCGGTCAGAAGGGGCACATCTCGATCATCTCCAACGACGGCATCCCGCAGGAGTTCGACGCGATCCGCAAGGGCCAGATCGACGCGACCGTCTCCCAGCCTGCCGACCTCTACGCCAAGTACGCCCTGTACTACGCGCAGGCCGCGGCCGACGGCAAGACCTTCAAGGCGGGCCCGACCGACCACGACTCCACGATCATCGAGATCCCGAACGGCCTCGAGGACCAGCTGCCTGCACCGCTGGTGACCAAGGCCAACGTCGACGACAAGACCCTGTGGGGCAACACCGTCGGCCAGTGA